From the genome of Mustela lutreola isolate mMusLut2 chromosome 16, mMusLut2.pri, whole genome shotgun sequence, one region includes:
- the ZSWIM9 gene encoding uncharacterized protein ZSWIM9 isoform X1 produces the protein MGASRRQGLQLNVTTHGVTSGITAIYRRHVQEGGSHRCPRMESPPSTAGQEEQELRERAFFSWAEFSRFFDAWCQQRLALFFVKSSMHLARCRWASAPPLYTLIDVLKYSYVRLVCKDVRAPSRPTVGPPQPGCPAFIIVKLSPLRDRLVVTECQLTHSHPACPLEFAYYFRPGHLLANACLPVRTTNKISKQFVAPADVHRLLSYCKGRDHGVLDALHVLEGLFRTDPEAKVKLVFVEDQAVVETVFFLTSRTRALLRRFPRMLLVDRLPGLQGALDLLAVLCVDAAGRARQAACCVARPGTPSLLRFALASLLQSAPDVKGRVRCLTAGPEVAAQLPAVRQLLPGARVQICRAQGLETLFSKAQELGGAGCEDPGLWPRLCRLAGASSPAAYAEALAELRAHGPAAFVDYFERNWAPRRDMWVRFRAFEAARDLDACALVRGHRRRLLRHLSPSRSVAQCLRDLVAMQWADAVGEAPDRLDGGGLGPEVELGRGAQGAERRKGLESGDWGGAPKEGSIWRGGQLEEEWPRGLEARERGGAQLESEMGGGLQVQDWREVQLETQKVRGLEGSVWRGSQWENEQWRGPEIRDWRGFLLEEEKDKGPEGYVWRGSRLEDHGLRGLEGYTWRTAQLEDRRARVLETTDRRGTQLDTERARSLEGSTWRGAQLHDERAHGLKSRDQKGSQLEPEKGRGWEVRNWRGRHLEKPRDLVPENGDQRGPQWGEERQRGPDIGEERGVSLGVKRRRDLEDVVLVQLGDTGMTGLENGEGAPSMGPKSRGGQAMECGGTGGRCLGLGNGVCGTPLGTVFEGDPEWAGTRRVYLAAGESLQEGGEEGSPREPKRPCCPSAEEEVDWEPLAKFRAACGPELAELVAEELAFARQHGTRGFHWTGAGFALKDGTSDFFLDRALTRCSCSIHAARRLPCRHLFAARLLTGAALFHMDLLRDCWGRAPEP, from the exons ATGGGAGCATCTCGGAGGCAGGGGCTACAGTTGAATGTGACGACCCATGGCGTCACATCTGGGATAACAGCCATATATCGGAGACACGTGCAGGAAGGAGGAAGCCACAG gtgccccaggatggagtccccacCCAGCACGGCtgggcaggaggagcaggagctaCGGGAGCGTGCCTTCTTCTCATGGGCCGAGTTCAGCCGCTTCTTCGACGCGTGGTGCCAGCAGCGGCTGGCGCTCTTCTTCGTCAAGAGTTCCATGCACCTGGCGCGCTGCCGCTGGGCCAGCGCGCCCCCGCTCTACACGCTCATCGACGTGCTCAAGTACAGCTACGTGCGGCTCGTGTGCAAGGACGTGCGCGCGCCCAGCCGGCCCACCGTGGG GCCTCCCCAGCCCGGCTGCCCGGCCTTCATCATCGTCAAGCTGAGCCCCCTGCGGGACCGCCTCGTGGTGACGGAGTGCCAGCTGACCCACTCGCACCCGGCCTGCCCGCTCGAGTTCGCCTACTACTTCCGCCCGGGCCACCTGCTGGCCAACGCCTGCCTTCCGGTGCGCACCACGAACAAGATCTCCAAGCAGTTCGTGGCGCCGGCCGACGTGCACCGCCTGCTGTCCTACTGCAAGGGCCGCGACCATGGCGTCCTGGACGCCCTGCACGTGCTCGAGGGGCTCTTCCGCACCGACCCCGAGGCCAAG GTGAAGCTGGTGTTCGTGGAGGACCAGGCGGTGGTGGAGACAGTGTTCTTCCTGACGTCACGCACGCGGGCGCTGCTGCGGCGCTTCCCCCGCATGCTCCTGGTGGACCGGCTGCCGGGTCTACAGGGCGCGCTGGACCTGCTGGCCGTGCTCTGTGTGGACGCGGCGGGCCGCGCGCGCCAGGCCGCCTGCTGCGTGGCGCGTCCAGGCACTCCAAGCCTGCTGCGCTTCGCGCTGGCCTCGCTGCTGCAGAGCGCGCCCGACGTCAAGGGCCGCGTGCGCTGCCTAACCGCTGGGCCCGAGGTGGCGGCGCAGCTGCCTGCTGTGCGCCAGCTGCTGCCGGGCGCACGCGTGCAGATTTGCCGCGCACAGGGCCTGGAGACGCTCTTCAGCAAGGCGCAAGAACTGGGCGGTGCCGGCTGCGAGGACCCGGGCTTGTGGCCGCGCCTGTGTCGCCTGGCCGGCGCGTCGTCGCCCGCCGCCTACGCCGAGGCGTTGGCCGAGCTGCGCGCACATGGCCCGGCCGCCTTCGTGGACTACTTCGAGCGCAACTGGGCCCCGCGGCGCGACATGTGGGTGCGCTTCCGAGCCTTCGAGGCGGCCCGGGACCTGGACGCGTGCGCTCTCGTGCGCGGCCACCGCCGGCGCCTGCTGCGCCACCTGAGCCCCTCGCGCAGCGTGGCACAGTGTCTCCGCGACCTGGTGGCCATGCAGTGGGCCGACGCGGTTGGGGAGGCGCCTGATCGCCTGGACGGTGGGGGGCTGGGGCCAGAGGTCGAGCTGGGGAGGGGAGCGCAAGGGGCGGAGAGGAGAAAGGGCCTGGAGAGCGGGGACTGGGGAGGGGCCCCGAAAGAAGGAAGTATTTGGAGAGGTGGCCAGTTGGAGGAGGAGTGGCCCCGAGGTTTGGAGGCCAGAGAGCGGGGAGGGGCTCAGTTAGAAAGCGAGATGGGGGGAGGGTTGCAGGTCCAAGACTGGAGAGAGGTCCAGTTGGAGACCCAGAAAGTGAGAGGCCTAGAAGGGAGTGTTTGGAGAGGGTCCCAGTGGGAGAATGAGCAGTGGAGAGGACCAGAGATCAGAGACTGGAGGGGGTTCTTGttggaagaggagaaagataAGGGACCGGAAGGTTATGTTTGGAGAGGATCCCGGTTGGAGGACCATGGGCTGAGGGGATTGGAAGGCTACACCTGGAGGACGGCCCAGCTGGAGGATCGAAGGGCTAGGGTGTTGGAGACCACAGACCGGAGGGGGACCCAGTTGGATACCGAGAGGGCCAGGAGTCTTGAAGGGAGCACCTGGAGGGGGGCCCAGCTGCACGATGAGAGGGCACATGGGCTAAAATCCAGAGATCAGAAGGGATCTCAGTTGGAACCcgagaagggaagggggtgggaggtcaggaaCTGGAGGGGGCGCCATTTGGAGAAGCCCAGGGATTTGGTCCCTGAGAATGGAGACCAAAGGGGGCcccagtggggagaggagaggcagagggggccggatattggagaagagagaggagtgagTTTGGGGGTCAAAAGAAGAAGGGACCTGGAGGATGTTGTTCTGGTCCAGCTGGGGGACACAGGGATGACAGGCCTGGAGAATGGGGAGGGAGCCCCATCTATGGGCCCCAAGAGCAGAGGAGGACAAGCGATGGAGTGTGGGGGCACAGGAGGGAGGTGTCTAGGGCTGGGGAATGGAGTGTGCGGCACCCCGTTGGGGACTGTGTTTGAGGGTGATCCAGAATGGGCAGGAACAAGGAGAGTCTACCTGGCCGCTGGGGAGAGCCTGCAGGAAGGCGGTGAAGAAGGCAGCCCGAGGGAACCGAAGAGGCCTTGCTGCCCCTCAGCAGAGGAAGAGGTGGACTGGGAGCCCCTGGCCAAGTTCCGAGCGGCGTGTGGGCCGGAGCTGGCAGAACTGGTGGCCGAAGAGCTGGCCTTTGCCAGGCAGCATGGTACCCGCGGTTTCCACTGGACTGGAGCTGGGTTTGCCCTTAAGGATGGCACCTCGGACTTCTTCCTAGACAGGGCTCTGACCCGCTGTAGCTGTTCCATCCATGCCGCGCGGCGTCTGCCTTGCCGCCACCTGTTCGCAGCACGCCTCCTCACAGGGGCAGCCTTATTCCACATGGACCTGCTCAGGGATTGCTGGGGGAGAGCTCCAGAACCCTGA
- the ZSWIM9 gene encoding uncharacterized protein ZSWIM9 isoform X2, whose translation MESPPSTAGQEEQELRERAFFSWAEFSRFFDAWCQQRLALFFVKSSMHLARCRWASAPPLYTLIDVLKYSYVRLVCKDVRAPSRPTVGPPQPGCPAFIIVKLSPLRDRLVVTECQLTHSHPACPLEFAYYFRPGHLLANACLPVRTTNKISKQFVAPADVHRLLSYCKGRDHGVLDALHVLEGLFRTDPEAKVKLVFVEDQAVVETVFFLTSRTRALLRRFPRMLLVDRLPGLQGALDLLAVLCVDAAGRARQAACCVARPGTPSLLRFALASLLQSAPDVKGRVRCLTAGPEVAAQLPAVRQLLPGARVQICRAQGLETLFSKAQELGGAGCEDPGLWPRLCRLAGASSPAAYAEALAELRAHGPAAFVDYFERNWAPRRDMWVRFRAFEAARDLDACALVRGHRRRLLRHLSPSRSVAQCLRDLVAMQWADAVGEAPDRLDGGGLGPEVELGRGAQGAERRKGLESGDWGGAPKEGSIWRGGQLEEEWPRGLEARERGGAQLESEMGGGLQVQDWREVQLETQKVRGLEGSVWRGSQWENEQWRGPEIRDWRGFLLEEEKDKGPEGYVWRGSRLEDHGLRGLEGYTWRTAQLEDRRARVLETTDRRGTQLDTERARSLEGSTWRGAQLHDERAHGLKSRDQKGSQLEPEKGRGWEVRNWRGRHLEKPRDLVPENGDQRGPQWGEERQRGPDIGEERGVSLGVKRRRDLEDVVLVQLGDTGMTGLENGEGAPSMGPKSRGGQAMECGGTGGRCLGLGNGVCGTPLGTVFEGDPEWAGTRRVYLAAGESLQEGGEEGSPREPKRPCCPSAEEEVDWEPLAKFRAACGPELAELVAEELAFARQHGTRGFHWTGAGFALKDGTSDFFLDRALTRCSCSIHAARRLPCRHLFAARLLTGAALFHMDLLRDCWGRAPEP comes from the exons atggagtccccacCCAGCACGGCtgggcaggaggagcaggagctaCGGGAGCGTGCCTTCTTCTCATGGGCCGAGTTCAGCCGCTTCTTCGACGCGTGGTGCCAGCAGCGGCTGGCGCTCTTCTTCGTCAAGAGTTCCATGCACCTGGCGCGCTGCCGCTGGGCCAGCGCGCCCCCGCTCTACACGCTCATCGACGTGCTCAAGTACAGCTACGTGCGGCTCGTGTGCAAGGACGTGCGCGCGCCCAGCCGGCCCACCGTGGG GCCTCCCCAGCCCGGCTGCCCGGCCTTCATCATCGTCAAGCTGAGCCCCCTGCGGGACCGCCTCGTGGTGACGGAGTGCCAGCTGACCCACTCGCACCCGGCCTGCCCGCTCGAGTTCGCCTACTACTTCCGCCCGGGCCACCTGCTGGCCAACGCCTGCCTTCCGGTGCGCACCACGAACAAGATCTCCAAGCAGTTCGTGGCGCCGGCCGACGTGCACCGCCTGCTGTCCTACTGCAAGGGCCGCGACCATGGCGTCCTGGACGCCCTGCACGTGCTCGAGGGGCTCTTCCGCACCGACCCCGAGGCCAAG GTGAAGCTGGTGTTCGTGGAGGACCAGGCGGTGGTGGAGACAGTGTTCTTCCTGACGTCACGCACGCGGGCGCTGCTGCGGCGCTTCCCCCGCATGCTCCTGGTGGACCGGCTGCCGGGTCTACAGGGCGCGCTGGACCTGCTGGCCGTGCTCTGTGTGGACGCGGCGGGCCGCGCGCGCCAGGCCGCCTGCTGCGTGGCGCGTCCAGGCACTCCAAGCCTGCTGCGCTTCGCGCTGGCCTCGCTGCTGCAGAGCGCGCCCGACGTCAAGGGCCGCGTGCGCTGCCTAACCGCTGGGCCCGAGGTGGCGGCGCAGCTGCCTGCTGTGCGCCAGCTGCTGCCGGGCGCACGCGTGCAGATTTGCCGCGCACAGGGCCTGGAGACGCTCTTCAGCAAGGCGCAAGAACTGGGCGGTGCCGGCTGCGAGGACCCGGGCTTGTGGCCGCGCCTGTGTCGCCTGGCCGGCGCGTCGTCGCCCGCCGCCTACGCCGAGGCGTTGGCCGAGCTGCGCGCACATGGCCCGGCCGCCTTCGTGGACTACTTCGAGCGCAACTGGGCCCCGCGGCGCGACATGTGGGTGCGCTTCCGAGCCTTCGAGGCGGCCCGGGACCTGGACGCGTGCGCTCTCGTGCGCGGCCACCGCCGGCGCCTGCTGCGCCACCTGAGCCCCTCGCGCAGCGTGGCACAGTGTCTCCGCGACCTGGTGGCCATGCAGTGGGCCGACGCGGTTGGGGAGGCGCCTGATCGCCTGGACGGTGGGGGGCTGGGGCCAGAGGTCGAGCTGGGGAGGGGAGCGCAAGGGGCGGAGAGGAGAAAGGGCCTGGAGAGCGGGGACTGGGGAGGGGCCCCGAAAGAAGGAAGTATTTGGAGAGGTGGCCAGTTGGAGGAGGAGTGGCCCCGAGGTTTGGAGGCCAGAGAGCGGGGAGGGGCTCAGTTAGAAAGCGAGATGGGGGGAGGGTTGCAGGTCCAAGACTGGAGAGAGGTCCAGTTGGAGACCCAGAAAGTGAGAGGCCTAGAAGGGAGTGTTTGGAGAGGGTCCCAGTGGGAGAATGAGCAGTGGAGAGGACCAGAGATCAGAGACTGGAGGGGGTTCTTGttggaagaggagaaagataAGGGACCGGAAGGTTATGTTTGGAGAGGATCCCGGTTGGAGGACCATGGGCTGAGGGGATTGGAAGGCTACACCTGGAGGACGGCCCAGCTGGAGGATCGAAGGGCTAGGGTGTTGGAGACCACAGACCGGAGGGGGACCCAGTTGGATACCGAGAGGGCCAGGAGTCTTGAAGGGAGCACCTGGAGGGGGGCCCAGCTGCACGATGAGAGGGCACATGGGCTAAAATCCAGAGATCAGAAGGGATCTCAGTTGGAACCcgagaagggaagggggtgggaggtcaggaaCTGGAGGGGGCGCCATTTGGAGAAGCCCAGGGATTTGGTCCCTGAGAATGGAGACCAAAGGGGGCcccagtggggagaggagaggcagagggggccggatattggagaagagagaggagtgagTTTGGGGGTCAAAAGAAGAAGGGACCTGGAGGATGTTGTTCTGGTCCAGCTGGGGGACACAGGGATGACAGGCCTGGAGAATGGGGAGGGAGCCCCATCTATGGGCCCCAAGAGCAGAGGAGGACAAGCGATGGAGTGTGGGGGCACAGGAGGGAGGTGTCTAGGGCTGGGGAATGGAGTGTGCGGCACCCCGTTGGGGACTGTGTTTGAGGGTGATCCAGAATGGGCAGGAACAAGGAGAGTCTACCTGGCCGCTGGGGAGAGCCTGCAGGAAGGCGGTGAAGAAGGCAGCCCGAGGGAACCGAAGAGGCCTTGCTGCCCCTCAGCAGAGGAAGAGGTGGACTGGGAGCCCCTGGCCAAGTTCCGAGCGGCGTGTGGGCCGGAGCTGGCAGAACTGGTGGCCGAAGAGCTGGCCTTTGCCAGGCAGCATGGTACCCGCGGTTTCCACTGGACTGGAGCTGGGTTTGCCCTTAAGGATGGCACCTCGGACTTCTTCCTAGACAGGGCTCTGACCCGCTGTAGCTGTTCCATCCATGCCGCGCGGCGTCTGCCTTGCCGCCACCTGTTCGCAGCACGCCTCCTCACAGGGGCAGCCTTATTCCACATGGACCTGCTCAGGGATTGCTGGGGGAGAGCTCCAGAACCCTGA